The following is a genomic window from Thermodesulfobacteriota bacterium.
GTGCTGATCAGCTGAGCCTTGAACCCGCCGACTCTTTCCTCCTCCAGTTGACTAAAAAGATCCCCACCGAGACCAGGGGGAGTCCCACCATCAGGGAGACCGTGAATTCCTCCCCCATAAAGAGGACACCCGAGAGGACACCGAAGACCGGGGTGAAGAAGGTGAAGGCGCTGAGCCGGCTCACCGAGTATTCGTGGATCAGCTTGAACCAGACAAAGTAGCTCAGGAAGGCGACTATGACCGATTGATAAAAAAGGGAGCCCAGGACCGCGGGGCTGATCCGACCGATCGGGTTCGGTTCTAGGAGGAGGCTCAACCCGAAGAGGATGGGGATGGAGAAGAAGAGCTGGTAGAGAAAGGTATGGATCGGCTCCACCTTCCCGGCCATAAATCTCTTGATGTAGAGGGTGGTCGCCCCCCACAAGATCCCCGCGGCAATCTCTAAGAGGTCGCCTAAAAGCATGTGGGGGT
Proteins encoded in this region:
- a CDS encoding DMT family transporter — protein: HFFLKGDRLTLLKALGLVIAFSGLVVVFYGKPKAANPHMLLGDLLEIAAGILWGATTLYIKRFMAGKVEPIHTFLYQLFFSIPILFGLSLLLEPNPIGRISPAVLGSLFYQSVIVAFLSYFVWFKLIHEYSVSRLSAFTFFTPVFGVLSGVLFMGEEFTVSLMVGLPLVSVGIFLVNWRRKESAGSRLS